Genomic DNA from Sardina pilchardus chromosome 4, fSarPil1.1, whole genome shotgun sequence:
ACTTCATCCGTGGCCACCGAGCTGGCGTTGATCCCCGAGAGGCCGAAGAGAGGACACTCCCTGTCTGTGTTCACGTGTCCCCACTTGTGACACTTAATGCACCTGACATTGCGCACCTGTGCAGAGCATCACAAAGACCAACTCCCAAATCACTCATCAGACAATCAGCATCAGAATCAGACAATAAGATGACAGACAACGTCAGTGACAGAGACCTTCAGTTGTTTCTGTAAAAAAGTCCACAAGCTCATACTTAATCAATACAATTAatgtaataatacaaaaaacaacaacataattaCCTGAATGCCAAAAGGTTGATCTCTGATATTCATGTCATCCTTTGCATACCTTTGGTGAAAAAAgtgaaaataaaagtaaagaTAAAACAATACCTCAAGGTTTTTCATTAGGAACAAATGCAGCTAGTTAATAGTCAATTACTAATATACTTACTTCTCACGAGGAGCGACTTTTTGCCATTCAAACTTGTATTCAGATTCCccttcctaaaaaaaaaaaaaaattgaaataagAATAATTCCCTAATTATTAGGGAACTAAAATGAGAGTGATACAGTAAGACTTAATGGAATCATATGTATTCTATATATTACCTCCTTTGTTTCTTCTGCTCAACCAggtgggagagaagagagagaacagatgaGTGAATGCCTTGTCAGTGTTAATTGATAGTAATGTTGGATATTGAAGTAAGCATGTTATCATCAAACCTTTTGATGCTCCCGGAGGAGCCTCGTACATGAAATTAAGACCATTCTTCACCCGGTCATCTCCCATTAATAATCTATAAAAGAGTTCAACACATTAACTTCAGCAACTGCATTTCCACTGAACTGAATTTCTGCAACATAGACTTGATCAACTTTGTTTACAAGTGGGATAAGAGGCAGTTTTCATTGGTTCATCTCTCATTAGTGGTGAAGCATATTTGTCAGCCTTACCTGTTGTTGTACGTCTCCTGCTCCTTCAGGTAAGCCTGCATGAGGTCCTCCTGTTTCTTTTTGTCGAAGGTTATTTTCTGTTCCGCTATCCATACCTAAACACATCAGGaagcaacacaatgcagttgCATGACAAcggtgtagcctacataacttTCTTGCCAAATACACAGCAAAATACTTTGCCTTTGCCATCGCATAGTGCAATAATGTTGATGTTGGTGTTCGTCTACTAACTACTAGCTGCTACTATTTTTAAGGCCTAAGAAAAGTAGCCTACTATAACTTCTTTATGAAATAGGTAACTATGAGTCATATGAAATAAATCCAACTGATTATGGTGCTCCGGGGAATTACTAGACTCATGACTATTAGTAAACTACACGAAACACGACTTTAACAACTACATGTATAGTTACATCAGAAATGAGAAATCCAACGACACAACTATCAAAACGATCAGGATTAAGTTAGAAGCTAATCGTAATGATAGTTAGCTAACGGATGTTTAACTGTTACTAGCCTATATGGACATCACTTTTGCTGTGCAGCTGATTTGGGTTCACATGAAATGAAGGTGGGTTAACGTCATGGCTACATTGTTTGCGTTAAttataactaactaactaatgtTAGTAGCATGTTACAGTTTCTTGCTAGTTTACTTGCCGTTAGCCAACGTTATCAAAACTTTCCAACAATAAACATGTGGTTAACAGCCTGTTTTGTTTGGTTACCTTCTTAATGTTTGATTTCGATGCAGGGTGAAAATCCTTTTTGCACATGAAATTGGCAAATGACTTCCCCATGTTGAAAGTAGTGTATTCACACTGCTACTCCAGAAACCCTGCTAAATTGTTTCCATCGACAAGTCAATGCACTCAACTGCTACTGCTCGCTACTGCTACTCTGTAGCAAAATGACTGTTATGTTTTCCTTCCGGGTTGCCGAACGACCTTTACATTACTATTATAAACGTCAGTATTGCGCTGCAGGGACGCATAAAAGTGGTTTCTTTGTGCGATCTTTATATATCATGGAGTGGCAGTGTGTAATGAAATCCAGTAGTAGAGGTGAATGTAGATGATTTTAGTGCTGCTGACTGCGTTCGTAAACTGACCTTTGCCCCATAACATTTGGAAACAGCCAGCAGAATGACATGAATAGAAAGTGAGACTTACGGCTTTATTGGATGTCTACAAGGTAGGAGGATTGCAATGCAGGATTTCATCTAATAAATGGTGTTGACTTGCAGTCAGAAGCAGATGCCAACTAGCCTATAAGCTTTATGAGCTTTTCGATCGTCtgtgggcgctgtgtgtgttatatttgtATCGCTGACATGGTACTATGCAGACAAGATTATGTAATTTGATGACCCAGCTGTTTTGTGTTATTCTTTAGGATGCATCCATGCTCTTGTGACACGTTCGTGGCTCTGCCTCCATCCACAGAGGGTCAACGCATCATTTTTGGGAAAAACTCAGACAGACCCTGTGATGAGGTCCAAGAGGTTGTGTACTTTCCAGCCAAGGATTATGGCCCTGGAGAAAAAGTGGAGGTAGCCACTCCAGTGGAAATGCATCTCATCTCAGTTTTTTCATAATATTAAGGTTTATCTCTGCAGTGCAatgctttctgtctctgttttccCTTAGTGCACATACATTGAGATTGAGCAAGCCTCTCAAACATATGCAGTGGTTCTGAGCAGGCCAGCATGGCTTTGGGGAGCAGAAATGGGAGCCAATGAGCACCAGGTCTGCATCGGAAATGAGGCCGTATGGGGACGGGAGAGTGCAGATGATGATGAGGCATTGCTGGGCATGGATCTGGTGAGGTGAGCATTCGCATCTGATCTCACATCATCTAAATCATTACTTCAATGGTCTCAGATCTTTGGCACGTATATTTACATTCTAACTAACAAAGCCTACTAGTTTTACTAGGCTACACACAATCGCAACAGCTGCGTAACATGATGACGGATGTTGGACATCAAGAGCGACTCCTGTTTTCTATATTCTCAGGCTGGGTCTGGAGAGGGCAGACACCGCTGTTAAGGCTGTGGATATCATcgcagagctgctggagaaatACGGCCAAGGAGGAAACTGCATGGAGGACCAGTGTGGTTTCACCTACCACAACAGCTTCCTGATCTCCGACCGGACTGAGGCCTGGGTGCTGGAGACTGCTGGGAAATATTGGGCAGCAGAGAAAGTGGAGGGTAAGAGAGGAAATTTAATAATATCCCACTCCCAGCAGTCATCACCTTCTGGCTTTTTAAGtgtccttttcttcctcttcctgtctgtttTTCCAAAGGGGGATACAGAAATATCTCCAATCAGTATTCCATAACAACTAAAATAGACAAGGAGCATCCCGGAATGAGGGAGTATGCCAAGAGCCAGGGTTGGTGGGATGGGAAGTCTGAGTTCGACTTCACTGGAGTTTATTCCTTTGTGACCACTTCCCGTCTGGAGGCCTCTGGGAGCCGCTACTGTGAAGGAAAGAGACTTCTGGAGAAAAACAGCGGTAATGTCGTCAAGACCGTAGAGACTTGAGGGACACTGTGGCGCATGTCTGGGTTCAAGTGCGCATTAGGGGTCATTTTCCggtcccaccctctctctctctctctctctctctctctctctctctctctctctctctctctctctctctctctctctctctctctctctctctctcgtttcctgttgatcttcactgtcctatctaaATACAGGCAAAATGCTTAACAAATACTTAATAAACACTGTAGTAAATACTGTAGAGACTACAGTGGAGTTGATAAAAATGCAAAACTTCCCAGCTACTATATTAGACAACAGAATAGTTGGTCTTATTCATAAGACTGTTATTGCGTAGTTAGAACATAGAGTTAAAAAATACTTATGCTTAGAACATTAAATTAAGACAATATTAAGTCATTTTACATAAATAATAACTGTTCTGTATAATGATTATATACTGTTGGTTCTGTATGATTTGCTCGTCATATATTTGCTCGAACACAACACTGTGTTTGGTGCTAAAACAGGACGGATCAACACTGAGACTATGATGGACATcctgagagacaaagagagtggaATCAACATGGAGGGCATGTTCTTGAGCACGGGGAGTATGGTGTCAGTGGTTCCTCAGGATCCCAGTCTGCCGGGAATCCACTACCTCACTGGCACCCCTGACCCTGAAAGGTACCACCTGCTTATCCCTTCGTCACCTCTGTCtcagtgtgatgtgatgtgatataTGTATAACTATGCAGAGTTGTACACACAGTCAGTCTTGTCTGTGTTTTATCTCCAGGTCTGTGTTCAAGCCATTCATCTTTGTGAATGACATCAAGCAGCTGAAGCCCACCTGTTCTCCCTGCTACGGAGAGGACGACCCGGTGAAGAAGAAACCTCGCTTCCAGACCAAACCTGACCGCAAACACCCGCTGTTCCTCAAGCATGAAGTGGTGGCCGCCATCATCGACAGCACCGGGGTATGTGTCTCCTCAGGTTACCagatggtgcacacacacactctgtacacTCACGCCTATACGgtgaatgcacaaacacactaacagtgGAGGTTTGAGAGTGCTGTTATACTCATGATGCCTGTGGCGTTTGCTCCCTTCCCACCACACAGGAGAGGGGGCAGAAGATCATGCAGAacatgagagagctggagaaggccaagatggagaagatggagaCGTATCTAAAAGCAGGAGTGGGGGATGCCACAACAGTCGTCAATCTTTTTACAGACACTgttgaggaggagatgaaggtgTACAGTAAAAGTTAAATTGTGTTGTTCTGGGTCATGCTGTCCCTTAGGACTGTGATCGGTCTTAAAATTGCACTTTAAATTGAAAAACATTCATGAAATGCAGAGAGCAATAATAGTGTTGCACTtcagatgagaaaaaaaattgagTCACAAATGTCAATGTGTTAAATGTGCTTAGGTTTACTAGATCCTGTAATTCAATACTCTAACATGACTGTGGAGATTGCTGTGAAATCTGCAGAAAATAAAGGTTTTTACCTTCGTGGTGGCATGTTTGAGCTTCTAGTTGCCCTTAGTCTTAATAGAATTgagaacacaaaaaaaaactcaacatGTCAGACTGAGATGGAGTCATTGTCATAAGGTTGAAGTCATTGTTGTAAGAACAGGAGGGTGGTCTaacaattaagcaataagctccgagaggccgtgggttatactgtataatcgaacagctaaggggcgttgttaggcacgactgtgctagttttgtggtagcgcattactatagaacgaaatgcggtcaaggtgtgagtttatcatgatatttacaacggcatcgaacgcgattcagccaatcacaatcaaggaccggaactgtCCGTTTTAGAAACTCCAATATGACACCATGCATCCACTACATAACTATTATACCCGCTAACATGCATATCCATCCACTACTACCTTAAACCCGCTAACATGAGCATAGTGATTTCATTCTATTGGGCATTGAGGAGGTTACAGAGAGGCTGGGGATCAGGGttaataaaacatttttattaaCTCTCACAGACATGACAACTAAGGATTTACAGGCTAGTCAGTGAGCAGATGTCTACAGTTCAAGACATTCCACTGGGACTGTAGGCATTGTTACATTCATCATGCTGCCTCATCAGAGAAAAAGTGCCATCAAGGATTGCAAACAGCTCTGGCTGGAACAGTATGGCAGTTGCATTAACACTATTTGTTATAAACCCTCATTTCCCAAGACAATACTACAAAAAATATGACACAGTTAAATGAAATACTGATGGCTGAAATGTATCCAAACAAAGTCATCAAAATGACTGACAGTTTACGTCAATAGACATTACCAATCCTGAATAACTTGCCATTATCATCCAAACTATTTGTTTCATTGTATATACAAATATGAgtgatttttttaatttaagtaACGCTGTAGCTACAATCTCATCTAGAATGTGTTTAATTTAAAACAGTGTTTAGAATTGAAAGGCAAATGCATTCCATTCCAAGCAAATAATCTCAAAGGCTGTAGGCAGTGCTGCGTTATGGAGTGTAGGCATGTGTATTAATGATCTTTATGATCATTTGCTTACATTTCCTTTCTGTTCATCATGCACTTAACAGCAaaagaggaacacacactctgactttCCTCTGAGTTGTGTAACTGCATGTTACCTATGAACATGCACATGATTAGGTAGTATGTCAGTAGTATAGCAGCAATCTTAAAATCATATCTCTGCCTCAACCTGGTCAATCTCCGTCCTCTCTGTATGTGTCGGGAGTGCCGTTGGCTCGCTGGCTGGCGGGCCCCGGGCTCTCTGTGAAGCGGTAGTGCAGGTCGTCGTCCTGGAAGCTCTGGTCGTGGGTGATGTGCTCCAGCACGCCGCCCTGGTGCAGCCGAGAGCCGTAGAGCAGCGCCTCCCCGCGGTCCCTCGCCAGCCCCACCCGCACCAGCCACTCCACCAGCGCACTGCCCACGAACGTGCTGACCACACGCCGCTCACCACACCTGAGAGACCCAGGGGGAcacaacaggagtgtgtgtgtgtgtgtgtgtgtgtgtgtgtgtgtgtaggtgtgtgtgcgtgtgtgtgacggagagagagagagacagagagagagagatataataGAATAGAGTTAGGCAAAGTTTAAAGGATCTAACAGGATCAGTCTGTGATTGGTGATTCTAATccaaaaaaaattcaaattcagCTCATGGTCCCCATGCTGTTTGATCAGTGTAtgtgcacaacaacaacaacaacaacaacaacagtgttTTGACTGAATGTTTGCAGACATCATCTCTAATGTGGTACCCTTTAATTGCtggtaaaatgtatttttttaagaAAGGATACGGAgttgtatgtgttgtgtattgtgtgcgcTCACCTCTTCTTCTGGACGATGTCCTGGATGCACTGCTCCTGATGGTACTTGATGAACTGTGTGCACGTGAGCTGGATCTCCTCAGAGACACTGGCAGGGGGGTCCTCTACGGCTCCTCTACCTTGCCACAGTCTGgctaccctacacacacacacacacacacacacacacacacacacacacacacagacacaaatgtcaGGAGCATGTCAGTGGTAAAATGCCTATAGTCCTGTATGACAATGGTGCTTTGAACCTTATTATAACATCTAAAAAGGAAAATAGATCTTACCTCTTTTTGAACGGAATGATAATCAAATTTTTATCGAGACCAAAAAGTCCAAAAGATATGAAACCCTGTCAACACACAAAAACTCCATTAGCATAAATATACCACAGTTGTATCCAACCATTACTATAAAGCAGCTGAAATCCAGAAGACGCTGCTTGACGATTACCTGTCCATAGTTGAGGATGGCACAGAAGAACTGCAGCTCCAGGTAGAGTCTCCCAGGGACCTGGTTGAAGAGCCACCAGAGGCAGCTAGAAAGGTTCTACAGGCAGAAATAGAGTTGTGTtattgagagagagtgactgtgtgtgtgtgtgtgtgtgtgtgtgtgtgtgtgtgtgtgtgtgtgtgtgtgtgtgtgtgtgtgtgtgtgtgtgtgtgtgtgtgtgtgagagagagagagaaagaaagagagaggtttaCTCACCGCCAACAGGctgaccagcagcagcaggcagagcAGCACATGGCGAGCCAGCTGAGTGTCGGAGTCCTtgcgcttctcctcctcctgcaccagcAGACAGCGAGACGACTCGCAGcccctggcacacacacctgaacaggaGCACAGGGCAGTCATCAGCCTCAGGACCAACTGGAGAGAGAAGCCAGTGGCTCTTCCTTTTACTCTTTAAATTGTTCACACTCCTTAGGAAATGCCATTTAAGTGTTTTTTTCATGTCTCATCTCCACCAGCTCTATCAGAACCGGTGACTCCACACAAACAACATGTAAAATCCAAAAGTCCTCTAAAACATGCATGtgcaaaactgtttcaaaactACATTTCATTAAAGCGACACAATGTAGCTATTTTCCCTAGTTTTGAGACTTGTTTAGATGCTTCATTGTCTTACAGTGCAATGAGGTCTCTGACATCGCTGATGCGTGTCCAGCATGCCTGCCATTGTATGAGCTTCTCCATCAGACCAATGGGGTGCCCCACAGCAGTAAAGGGGCACCCAGTatgttgaaaatgaatgaatagagATTCCTACATTGTTTTACTTTCAACTTgattgtgtaatgtgtgtgtgtgctcgagcCAACACAAATATCTGTGCTATAAAATGTACTGTACCTTGTACTTGAGGATATTATCCTAAATGCATTGACCGTAATAAATGAATTAGCTCATAACACTGTATACTACCCAATAAAGCTGGTTTGGGTAAGGTTTATAGAAGGTTATAGAAGTTCAGCCATCATTTGAAAGTTCACAGTAAAAGATTAAAGCACAATGGCTTACTAACATAGCTACACTTACCGTGCTGGTCGACCATGTTAGTGCTGACAATCATATCAGGCATGGGCTGTGGGGCAACGCAGTCACACATCTGGCACTCTGGACAAAGAGAGCACGGAGGGTCTTATCATCCATTACCACAAAAACAAAGTCCTCTTTAAAGGACTTTCAGAGCTCACAGTCATCAACACAGATTCAAAAAAACTAGTGAAACACGGTCACTTGAGTCGCTAGGTCATTTCAATAGATAATTTGTTCCATAATCTGTGCTGCTATTTATAGTCTCCAAATAAACATGATAATGTGACAGGGACACATGATCACTAGATCATAAATCATTGTTTACATCAGTCAAACATTACTTTTTTAGGTGCAGTATGTCCTTTAAATAGAAATGCACCATGCATAACCCTGATAATCCTGATAACCCTGGTGTGTCTGATGATCGAAAATGAGGACATAGGGAACATGCTAGACTGCGGAGACATGTGATAGGAGGAAGTCAGGGTTGCATTATTTACCTTTCTACACATCTGTCAAAAGGCCAAACAAAACTAGCATTTTCACCACCTCACCGGCCCCTCAGGTGTGTCTGTGCTCAGGGCTCTCACTGCCGTACCTCTGTTGTTGCTCCCCACTGAGGGGGTCGGCTCCAGCGGTGCATTCTGGTCCTCCGGCTCCCCCAGGGGCTGCACGTCCTCGCTGGTGCCCGGCGGGGTGCCCTGCTGCTGGGTGCGGTAGTCCCGGCTCAGGGCGATGAGGGAGCCCCCCACCAGCACAATACTGCAGAGGAGCACCACAGCTGTACTGATGATCtagcagagagcaagagagaaatatGAAAATGACCAAAAGATCGACTTTATCCTCAGTACTCCTTGTTCTCTATGTACGCTGCATGATTTAAATCACCTGAGATGTTCCGTAGAAGAAGGCCGAGTCGATGGTGTCAGGTGACCACTGGCCAGAGATGAGGAGAACACTCACCACCAGACAGGGAACGCTGTGGGGGAAAGAGAGCTGGGTTTTAGAGACAGGGTCATTTCAGGAGGCTCACACATCGCATGCCATAAGGGAATTTACTCTGAGCTCACCCCCAGCCAGCGATGACCACAAACCCGGGACTGATCTTCAGCTCCCCCTTCCTTCTGATAAACAGGAGCGAGAGGGCTATCAGACCTGAAACACAACACCGGAACAGATGCAGGAAAGACTGAATGCTGATGCCATGCAGAAACCTCAGACAATGGAGCACATGATGAGACTAAGAAATTGGGAGAAATGCTGTTTAACAATTTGAGACTATTTCAATCAAAGTCACTACTTCGAAAACCTAGTTTGACCAAAACTAATGAgagaataataacaatttcaacttTCAAGGAAGCAAATGGACAAAAACAGGGAAGTGTTTTTAATTTGACGAGAGACAATAAGAATGAGTCATGCACAAGTTACCTGGCCACACATACGTGCTGTAGAGAGATCCATACAGAAGGGTGAAGGTCAATACCTGCCCAAGGAAGCCGCCTTGTACCACAGTGAAATTCCAAGTTATCATGCCAACACTAACTAAAAGCTACGAGAGGAAGGGCAGATAATGTGTTAGGTCAATGACAAACAGACAATGTATCACAGTAGCCCGTTAGGAACAGACACAACACCAGGGTATTACATATCTCATGTGGCCATTGGAGATTCATGTGAAATGAACTGTAGCAAAGAACTTGCCTGTGCTATTAAAAGGTTCACAGTAAAAAAATGCGGCAACCTCTTGAACTTCTTACTGAGGAACATGACCGTGATTGTCCACACCTGCAAAAGAAAAGTAGGCAATGGTTTAGTATTTCACATTGTTATCTTGTTCATTAGCATCATGATGATACAATTACTTCTTGTCTCATTAGTAACATTAGTTGCGTTTGACAATGGTCACACCCACTGCACAAACATGAAAGACATTCACGTGTTCTTGTGTATGACGTTATGGGCCTAAACATGTTTGCTATTGTTGCAATAACAATATTGCATCAACTTAAGTTGCTGGTTTCCTTCCCTGTACTGAGAAATGTAGACTATTCAGTATGAGGAAGGAAGTCTGGGACATCTTGAGCTATGCGGTAAAGAAATGAACCTACACTCTGATACGCTCTCATACGGAAACATATTTACTAGCCTTGACTATTCTTTCCATGAATAACAATGACAGCTTTGGTGATCACTTGAACAGATAAATCAAACAGGTTAGTGGCCACTGGTTCTTGGACTACCTTAGTATCTTTACATTTCATCGAAAATAGCTGCTAGAACTGGTCTAGTTTCAGATCCTGTTTTTGTGCACGCACCACAAAGCATTCACCTTTGACAGTTCCTTCTCCAAAACCACATAGTGCAAAGCTAAACACACACGTCTTCGACATAGTTCCTGCCACCAAGGGCCAGGGATAATAAGACAATAAGAAGAGTGGGAGAAGAACTCACTAGTGCAATTAACCCTATGACGCTGATGTTGAAGCTGATGGTCTGCAGAGCTGCCACTGAAGACCTCGGGTCCATGGTGGGAATGGTGAGAAGCCAGGCAGACGCATACATGATTGGCGCTGACAGAAAGGTGCTAATGACCATCCCTGAGGTGACCTAGGAGAAGCATGGTACACATCAAATCAGAATGGTAATCATCATGATTACGGTAAGCACTCAACCTCAATAAGGAGCTAGCAATGCGTTTTATGGAACAGCCTAGATCTGTTTTCATTCAACGTAaacaaccaccaccaacacGCACCACTTCCAGCTCCATGTTGTAGTGAGCTGCGTAGATGGCCACGCTGGGGGCGGTGGGGAAGACGCCATAGAGGAAGGCGTAGTTGGAGATGCTGGAATGGTTGAGCGCGCTCGTGTTGCCCGtgtccagcagctccaccatgTCCCTGCACACCAGAGGCATCACCAGCCTGTGGAGGAGATCACGGGACATGATGTCAGCCGGATTAGCGCACCCGCAAAATTGCAGCCGTTACGGAAATTACACCCTGCGTTAAGACTCAATAACGGTCTGAGACAGTGGTCACATGCCTAAAACAAGACTCAACATGCTGATTCAACACACATAACAACTTGACATATTCACAACTTAAGGCCTGTGTCTTTCCAACAAGAATGTAAATGTTTGTTGCCAATGGACACCAGACTGCACAGAGCACTTACAGTTTGGCTGTGATGAGGAGAATCAGTGCAACCACTGTGGACCTGGTCAGCTTCCTCATCTGG
This window encodes:
- the scrn3 gene encoding secernin-3 — encoded protein: MSTRMHPCSCDTFVALPPSTEGQRIIFGKNSDRPCDEVQEVVYFPAKDYGPGEKVECTYIEIEQASQTYAVVLSRPAWLWGAEMGANEHQVCIGNEAVWGRESADDDEALLGMDLVRLGLERADTAVKAVDIIAELLEKYGQGGNCMEDQCGFTYHNSFLISDRTEAWVLETAGKYWAAEKVEGGYRNISNQYSITTKIDKEHPGMREYAKSQGWWDGKSEFDFTGVYSFVTTSRLEASGSRYCEGKRLLEKNSGRINTETMMDILRDKESGINMEGMFLSTGSMVSVVPQDPSLPGIHYLTGTPDPERSVFKPFIFVNDIKQLKPTCSPCYGEDDPVKKKPRFQTKPDRKHPLFLKHEVVAAIIDSTGERGQKIMQNMRELEKAKMEKMETYLKAGVGDATTVVNLFTDTVEEEMKVYSKS
- the gpr155a gene encoding lysosomal cholesterol signaling protein, whose protein sequence is MDDTSASSLTLNLSTGNYATSTSGAMSIDKLLPALLECFGIILCGYIAGRANIITSTQAKGLGNFVSKFALPALLFKNMVLLDFGDVIWPFLWSILIAKVSVFVVVCVLTLLVASRDTRFSKAGLFSIFATQSNDFALGYPIVEALYRNTHPEYLQYIYLVAPVSLVLLNPVGFALCEVQKWQSSREQPPGGKLRVVGTVALQVVRNPIVFMVVVGLAAHFLLGQRIPPFMEQFVDGLANSFGGAALFYLGLTMVGQMRKLTRSTVVALILLITAKLLVMPLVCRDMVELLDTGNTSALNHSSISNYAFLYGVFPTAPSVAIYAAHYNMELEVVTSGMVISTFLSAPIMYASAWLLTIPTMDPRSSVAALQTISFNISVIGLIALVWTITVMFLSKKFKRLPHFFTVNLLIAQLLVSVGMITWNFTVVQGGFLGQVLTFTLLYGSLYSTYVWPGLIALSLLFIRRKGELKISPGFVVIAGWGVPCLVVSVLLISGQWSPDTIDSAFFYGTSQIISTAVVLLCSIVLVGGSLIALSRDYRTQQQGTPPGTSEDVQPLGEPEDQNAPLEPTPSVGSNNRECQMCDCVAPQPMPDMIVSTNMVDQHGVCARGCESSRCLLVQEEEKRKDSDTQLARHVLLCLLLLVSLLANLSSCLWWLFNQVPGRLYLELQFFCAILNYGQGFISFGLFGLDKNLIIIPFKKRVARLWQGRGAVEDPPASVSEEIQLTCTQFIKYHQEQCIQDIVQKKRCGERRVVSTFVGSALVEWLVRVGLARDRGEALLYGSRLHQGGVLEHITHDQSFQDDDLHYRFTESPGPASQRANGTPDTYREDGD